GAACTTTCTTTTCCTGCTGATTTATATTTAGAAGGTTCTGACCAACACAGAGGTTGGTTTCATAGCTCTCTTTTATGCTCTATAGGAACAAGAGGAGTCCCTCCTTATAAAACTATATTGACCCATGGTTTTGTAGTTGATGGACAAGGAAGAAAGATGTCAAAAAGTCTTGGAAATGTTATTCATCCACAAGATTTAATTAAACAGTACGGAGCAGAAATTGTAAGACTTTGGGTTTCTGCTGAAGATTATAGGGACGATATCAAAATTTCTAAAGAAATTTTAGATCGTTTGGTTGAATCTTATAGAAAAATAAGAAATACCTGTAGATTTCTTATAGGGAATTTATACGATTTTGATCCCAAAAAAGACCTAATTCCCTTTGAAAAACTTCCAGAATTTGAAAAATATATTCTTTATAGACTTAGCAAACTAATTGAGAAAGTTAGAAAGGCTTATGAAAGATTTGATTTTCATATTGTATATCATGAACTTCACAGATTTTGTGTAGTAGAGCTTTCTTCTTTAATTATAGATATTAACAGAGATTATCTTTATTGTGAACTCCCTGATAGCTTTAAAAGAAGAGCAACTCAAACAGTATTTTATTATGCTCTTGATAGTTTAGTAAAATTGATGGCACCTATTCTTTCGTTTACTGCTGAAGAGATATGGCAAAGTTTACCTTATAAAGCTGAAGAAATGTCTGTATTTTTAACAGATTTTCCTTCCTATACTTTTGAACTTTCAGAAAGTGATATCAAAAAATGGGAAAAATACTTAAAATTAAGAGAAGAAATTTTAAGAGCTTTAGAAAGAGCAAGAAAAGATTATAAGATTATAGATACCTTTCTTTCTGCAGAAGTATTTGTAAAGGCTGGAGAAGAGCTGAAACCATACTTAGAAAATTCCTCTTTCTGGGAATATTTTCTTATGGTGTCTAAATTTGAATTAACTGAAAAAATTGAAAAGAGTAATGAATCAGAAGTGGTTTATCAATCAGACGAAATTGAGAATTTAGTTATAAAAATAAAACCTACAGAAAATAAAAAATGTGAAAGATGCTGGCAAAGAAAACCAGAGGTAGGTAAACTTGAAATTCCTGATCTTTGCAATCGTTGTTATGAGGTAATAAAGTCTTTAAATAAACAATAGATATGCGACCATTTTGGTTAAGTGCAAGTTTAATTTTTATTTTAGATAGAATTAGTAAATATTTAATTCTTAAAGCTCAATTTGAGAAAATAGAAATTTTGCCGATTTTAAATATAGTTAAAGTGTGGAATAAAGGAATAGCCTTTGGATTATTTTCTAAAACTGGAATCCTTAATACTATCCTTTTAATTTTTGTAACCTTAGTTGTTTTACTAATTATCTATGTTTGGGCAAAAAAGATTTATTTTCAGAATAAAGAAGACAAAATCTCTTTGATATCACTTGGAATGTTACTTGGAGGCGGACTTGGTAATTTGATAGATAGAATCTTTTTTGGAAAGGTATTTGATTTTATAGATCTTCATATTAAAAATCTGCATTGGCCTGTTTTCAATGTAGCAGATATAGCTATTACTTTAGCTCTTTTTTTATTAATTTTTAGAACTTTAAAAATTCGAAATGTATTATCTTAAAATAATAAAACATCAAAAACTAATGGATTTTCTTTTTCAAGCTCAGGCCTTTTCTGCAGAAACATTTTTAAAAGATTTATTGTCAAGAAGGTTAGCGATAGTTGATAAAAATATTTATAAGTTAAATCCTGAAGACATTCTTTATTTAGATAAAATTTTAGAAAAATTTAAAACCGAATTTTCTCCTCTTTTAAAATCAGCACCAATTCCTTTTTCTTTCCTGTTAACTAAATCTCAAACAGAAAAGATCTCTGATACAATTCTTAGAGCCGGAAAAATTTATTTGGAAGACCCATCTATCAAGGAAGGAGTAAATTCCTTTTTAAAGCATAGTAATATCTTTTATAAAATAGATTCTTGGAAGAACTTATGGGAACTCATTTTACCTTCTACAGTTGACCCAAAAATTGAACTTTTTTATAAAGATATTTTTTGGTATGGAAGCAAAGGACCGTGTTTTTTTTGCAAAACCTTTTGGCATGATTCTTTAAATTGCCCATCATTGTTAGATTCAGAACCAAGAAATACCTTTTTGTCTTCCTTAAACTTTCATTTTAGAGAAATTTCTCAACTTCTTTGGAAGGGGATATACGAAAAAGATTTAGATTTTAATGAACTTAAATATTTTTATATAAGAAACTTTTATTTATTACCTGAATTTTTAAAAGTAGTATTTTATAGATACGATACTATAGAAACCTGGGGTCATCTAAAACTTGATATAGAAACACCTATTAGAGGAGGAAATCTCGGTTTAGGATTGGAATATCTAATAAAAAAGAATTTTGAGAGTGCAAAAAGAGAGTTTTCTGAAATAGAAGATGATTTTAGAGCAAGTATAGGGCTTTCTTTAATAAATATTATAAATAAAGATTTAAAAAGTGCCCTCTATTATATAGAAAAAGCTCTTTTTCAAGTAAAAACACCTTTTTTAAAAAGTTACCTACTTTTTTTAAGGGGTTATTTCCATGAATATATGGGTGAGAGCTTTATAGCAGATGAATTTTATAAGTCCGCTTTAGAAGAGGATTCTACTTGTTTGCCTGCTTTATATTATTTTAACTTGGCAAAATATGTAAAAGGTTCTCCTCTTTCAGAAATCCTTGTTTATTTTAATCATCCTTATCTTTTATATTGGAGTTATTTAGAGCCTCTCTTTATAAAAGATCAAAGGGAATTAGAAGAATTTTTATATGAAAAAATTGCAGAAAAAAGGGAGCAAGCCTCTCAAAGACTTAAAGAAACAGAAGATCGCTATCACAAAATAAAAATTTTTTTATCTGATTCTGAGAAAAAAGAATATGAAGAAAGATTATCTCAGATAAGAGAAAATATTCATAAAGGAGGATTAGGATTAATTGAAAGTGGTTATTCAAAAGCATTAGAAATAGATCTTGAATTACAAGGCTACATTTACAGAATTATTAAAAATCTTAGAGAAGATTTTGAAAAAATTAAAAGTGATTATAAAAATCTTAGTTCTTTTTGGAGAAAATATCCTTATAAGTATGAAGACGTAAATTTTGGGAAGGAATTAAAAATCTTCTCAGATCTTGTGCAAAAAATTGAAGTAAAATTAAAGAGAAGGGACCCCTCAGATGTTTTATCGTTCTTAATTTCTGAAATAAATTCTTGTAAAGAAAAGGCAGAAACTCTAAAAACTTTAAAAGAAGATCTTATCAAAAAGTGGAGTTTTAGAATAAGATTGGCTGATTTTTTAAGAAATTTTTCGCTTTTAGAATTTATTATAGCAGGTGTTTATATAATCGTTCCTTATTTACCTATTTCTGAAAATTTTAAAAATTTTTTTAGTACTTCTTCTTTTCTTTTGATTTCCCTTCTTTTACTTATAATCTGTCTATTCTTTTCATATTTTAAAAAATATGAGTTTGAATAAAAAATTCCTTATCCAAGATAATACCTGTTCCTCTGAATTAGATATGGGTTGTTTTAGCATATCAAGAGCAAATTTTATTTACTTGGTAAAAATTTTAAAATAAATTATATTATGTTATAAACTTTTAGTAATGAAATTTATCTGGGCAAATGCAAAAGCTTTTCCATATAAGCTCTTAGTTTTTGAAAATCCGTTAGAAGTTTTAAAATTAGAGACCCCTTCTCAGTTAACTTCCTTTTTTGATAAATTAAAAAATTTTATAAAAAGGGGCTTTTATGCATGTGGATTTTTAACTTTTGAACTGGGTTATTTATTAGAAAATAGGTTGAAAAAGCTTTTAAGAAAATCTGACCTTCCGCTTGCTTGGTTTGCTATTTATTCTAATCCTACCTCCCTTTTTCTTAATCCTTTAGAGTTAAAAAAAGATAAATTTGATGTAGATGGAATTACTTTAAATATTTCTAAAGATATTTATTTGGAAGATCTTACAAAAATAAAAGAATATATTGCTTCAGGGGATGTTTATCAAATTAATTACACTATTAAACTTAAATTTATTTTTAAAGGTCATCCTTTAGATTTATTTTACTTTCTTCTTTTTTCTCAACGTTGTAAATACGGTTGTTATATAGAAGAAGACAGTATTTTAATAACTTCTTTATCTCCGGAACTTTTTCTTAAAAAGAAGGCTTTTTTTATTAAGTTCACCAATGAAAGGGACAATAAAAAGGGGGAGTTCATTTAGTGAAGACCAGAAAATAAAAAGAGAGTTTTTTCTTGATGAAAAAAATCGAGCAGAAAACGTAATGATAGTAGATTTACTGAGAAATGACTTAGGTAGAATTTGTTTTCCGGGGGAGGTTTGGGTTAAGGATCTTTTTAAAATCGAGACCTATCCTACTCTTCATCAAATGATATCTACTATAAAAGGAAGGTTAATTAAAAAAGATTTGTTAGAAATCCTGAAAGCACTTTTCCCCTGTGGCTCAGTTATAGGAGCACCTAAAATAAGAGCAATGGAAATTATAGCCGAACTTGAAAAAGAACCTCGAGGTGTTTATACAGGGGCAATAGGTTACATAAACCCCAAAGGAAATTTTCTTTTTAATGTTGCTATAAGGACTTTACTATTTTTTAAACAAAATCAAAATTCTTACTATGGAGAAACTGGGATCGGAAGCGGTGTTGTTTGGGATAGCAAATCTGAAGAAGAATATGAAGAATGTTTACTTAAAGCTAAATTTTTCTTAAATCCTTTACCTTATTTTCAATTGATAGAAACCTTTTGGTTTGATCTTAAAAAATTAATCCCCTTCTAAAACTTCATTATCAAAGGTTAATTCTTTCTGCTAAATACTTTAGGTTTAAAATACCTAAAGTTTTACAAACCTTCTCTACCTTTAAGCAGTTTATTAGTGAAAGAACTCCGGATCAAGGAAAATACAAGATAAAATTTCTTCTTTATCCTGAAGGAAAAATAGAACTTTCTTTTTTTCCTTATGAAGGCTGGAATAAAGATTTAAAAATAATTTTTATGAAACGCGATTTTGATTTAGGAGACCTTTTTTACCATAAAACTACTGTAAGGTCAAATTTTGACCAAGCTCTTAAAAAAGCAAAAGAATTAGGATTTGATGAAGTAGTTTTTTATGATGAAAAAGGAAGAATTCTTGAAGGGTCTATATCTACATTTTTTGCAAAAAATGAAAATAAACTTTACACCCCACCATTAAAACTTAAAATTCTTGATGGAGTATTGAGAAAGTTTTTAGTAAGAAAGAAAATAGCTTTAGAGCAAGAAATTTTTCTTAAAGATTTAAAAGGTTTTTCAAAAATTTATATTGGTAATGCAGTTCGTGGGCTTGGTAAAGTAAAAGATTGGTTTATATTAGAATAAATCAAAAATTTTAAAAAAGTATAAAAGGGAGGGGTTATAGATGGAGGAAAAAGCTTACAAAATTGCGGTTATTCCTGGAGATGGAACAGGTCCTGAAGTAATAAGAGAAGGGATAAAGGTTTTAGAAGCTGTTGGAAGAAAATTTAATATAAAATTTAATTTTACCTTTTTTGACTGGGGAGGAGAAAGATATTTAAAAACAGGAGAAACAATTCCAGAAGGTGGAATTGAAGAATTAAAAAAACACGATGCTATTTATCTTGGAGCAATTGGACATCCTCAAGTTAAACCAGGAATTTTAGAAAAGGAAATACTTTTAAGAATTCGTTTTGAACTTGATCAATATATAAACTTAAGACCTGTAAAACTTTATCCTGGGGTTTGGACCCCTATTAAAGATAAAGGTCCTGAAGATATAGATTTTGTAGTGGTAAGAGAAAATACTGAAGGTCTTTATGCAGGAGGAGGTGGTTTTTTAAGAAAAGGAACTCCCTATGAAGTAGCTATTCAAGAATCTATCAATACTCGTTATGGGGTTGAAAGATGTATAAGATTTGCCTTTGAATATTGTAGAAAAAGAAATAAGAAGAAAAAAGTAACCTTAGTTGGGAAAACTAATGTTTTAACTTATGCCTGGGATCTTTGGTATAGAGTATTTGAAGAGGTAGGAAAGGAATATCCTGATATAGAAAAAGATTATGCCCATGTTGATGCAGTATGTATGTGGTTTATAAAGAATCCTGAGTGGTTTGATGTAATAGTTACTGATAATATGTTTGGAGACATTATTACAGATCTTGGAGCTATAATTCAGGGAGGGATGGGAATTGCTGCAGGTGGAAATATTAATCCTAATGGAGTTTCTATGTTTGAGCCTATCGGGGGTTCGGCACCTAAATATACTGGGAAAAATGTTATTAATCCTTTGGCTGCGATCTGTGCTGGAATGATGATGCTTGAGTGGCTTGGGGAAGAAAGTTCAGCTAAAGCCATAGAAAAAGCTGTAATAAAGGTTTGTAGAGATCATCTCAAAAGTCTTTCTGCAGGAAAAATGGGATATACAACCAGTGAAGTAGGAGATTTAGTTGCTAAATATGTGGAGGAGGGTGTTGAGCTTTAAGTGCTTAATCTAAACTTAAAAGAAATTCCCCAAGCACCAGGGGTTTATCTTTTTAAATCAAAAAGAGGCGAAGTTCTCTATGTGGGTAAAGCTAAGGATTTAAGAGCTCGCCTTTCTACCTATGTAAGAGAACCTTATCTGTCTCCTAAATTAGAGCACCTTCTTAGAAATACAGAAAGTGTTGAATACTTTCTCACTGACACAGAAAAAGCAGCTCTTCTTTTAGAGGCAAATCTTATTAAAAAATATCGTCCTAAATATAATGTGCTTCTAAAAGATGACAAAAATTATCCCCTTTTAAGAATCCCTATTAAAGAAAAATATCCAAGTTTACAAATTGTGAGAAAAAGAAAAAAGGGAGATCAGGCGCTTTATTTTGGTCCTTTTACTTCAGCAAGAGGGT
The window above is part of the Thermodesulfobacterium geofontis OPF15 genome. Proteins encoded here:
- the lspA gene encoding signal peptidase II, yielding MRPFWLSASLIFILDRISKYLILKAQFEKIEILPILNIVKVWNKGIAFGLFSKTGILNTILLIFVTLVVLLIIYVWAKKIYFQNKEDKISLISLGMLLGGGLGNLIDRIFFGKVFDFIDLHIKNLHWPVFNVADIAITLALFLLIFRTLKIRNVLS
- a CDS encoding aminotransferase class IV encodes the protein MPKVLQTFSTFKQFISERTPDQGKYKIKFLLYPEGKIELSFFPYEGWNKDLKIIFMKRDFDLGDLFYHKTTVRSNFDQALKKAKELGFDEVVFYDEKGRILEGSISTFFAKNENKLYTPPLKLKILDGVLRKFLVRKKIALEQEIFLKDLKGFSKIYIGNAVRGLGKVKDWFILE
- a CDS encoding 3-isopropylmalate dehydrogenase yields the protein MEEKAYKIAVIPGDGTGPEVIREGIKVLEAVGRKFNIKFNFTFFDWGGERYLKTGETIPEGGIEELKKHDAIYLGAIGHPQVKPGILEKEILLRIRFELDQYINLRPVKLYPGVWTPIKDKGPEDIDFVVVRENTEGLYAGGGGFLRKGTPYEVAIQESINTRYGVERCIRFAFEYCRKRNKKKKVTLVGKTNVLTYAWDLWYRVFEEVGKEYPDIEKDYAHVDAVCMWFIKNPEWFDVIVTDNMFGDIITDLGAIIQGGMGIAAGGNINPNGVSMFEPIGGSAPKYTGKNVINPLAAICAGMMMLEWLGEESSAKAIEKAVIKVCRDHLKSLSAGKMGYTTSEVGDLVAKYVEEGVEL